The following are encoded in a window of Streptomyces sp. 11x1 genomic DNA:
- a CDS encoding GntR family transcriptional regulator produces MSDPAVRVDTTSQVPPYEQIRAQLAALIVTGRLAEGERLPTVRQLATDLGLAPGTVARAYRELEAAELIRTRRGAGTRVAAPRTGPTRPHAHQLATLARDFTASARALGADTEAILTAVREALGPDRP; encoded by the coding sequence ATGAGTGACCCCGCCGTCCGCGTCGACACCACCAGCCAGGTCCCGCCGTACGAGCAGATCCGGGCGCAGCTCGCCGCGCTGATCGTCACCGGCCGCCTGGCCGAGGGCGAACGGCTGCCGACCGTGCGCCAGTTGGCCACGGATCTCGGTCTGGCGCCGGGCACCGTAGCCCGCGCCTACCGCGAGCTGGAGGCCGCCGAGCTGATCCGCACCCGCCGTGGCGCGGGCACCCGCGTGGCGGCGCCCCGGACCGGACCGACCCGCCCGCACGCCCACCAACTCGCCACCCTGGCCCGCGACTTCACCGCCTCCGCCCGCGCCCTGGGCGCCGACACCGAAGCCATCCTGACCGCCGTCCGCGAGGCCCTGGGCCCGGACCGGCCCTGA
- a CDS encoding Lrp/AsnC family transcriptional regulator gives MDAVDRQLIQALRENGRASYAELGRLVGLSGPSVTDRINRLEAAGVITGYRATVNAASLGLGVTALIGISLSDAADHEDVADRLRELAEIEDCWFIAGDDSYMLKVRAPDVDGLEKTIRRLSGTKGVSRTRTTIILSTKWENRVGELPEEE, from the coding sequence ATGGACGCGGTGGACAGGCAGCTCATCCAGGCCCTGAGGGAGAACGGCCGGGCCTCCTACGCGGAGCTGGGACGCCTCGTCGGACTGTCGGGACCCAGTGTCACCGACCGCATCAACCGGCTGGAGGCGGCCGGCGTCATCACCGGCTATCGCGCCACCGTGAACGCGGCCTCCCTCGGCCTCGGTGTGACCGCGCTCATCGGCATCTCGCTCTCCGACGCCGCCGACCACGAGGACGTGGCGGACCGGCTGCGGGAACTGGCCGAGATCGAGGACTGCTGGTTCATCGCGGGCGACGACTCGTACATGCTCAAGGTGCGCGCCCCCGACGTCGACGGTCTGGAGAAGACCATCCGCCGGCTCTCCGGCACCAAGGGCGTCTCCCGCACCCGTACGACGATCATCCTCTCCACGAAGTGGGAGAACCGGGTGGGAGAGCTGCCGGAGGAGGAGTAG
- a CDS encoding MerR family DNA-binding transcriptional regulator: MPEPGPPPSAPAPAPVSTPVRLRPVDLARLSGVSTQQIRNYEEAGVLPPVPRTDSGYRIFGDAHRRALLTYRALSKGYGAVVATRIMRTVHEGDVPGALALVDEAHAALHAERVSLRTTGEALRALAGEPPEDDVPAADLLIGEVAALLGVRTSTLRVWEAAGLLSPVRDRGTGYRHYAPDEVRDARFILALRRSHYLLDDIRPILEDLRAEGGTEALRTAITTRGAELTARTAAMLEGAGHLHTYLCPPAAEPPAAAPERPPRDL; encoded by the coding sequence ATGCCTGAACCCGGACCACCTCCCAGTGCCCCCGCCCCCGCCCCCGTCTCCACCCCCGTCCGCCTCCGTCCCGTCGACCTCGCCCGGCTCTCCGGTGTCTCCACGCAGCAGATCCGCAACTACGAGGAGGCGGGGGTGCTGCCGCCGGTGCCGCGTACGGACTCGGGGTACCGGATCTTCGGCGACGCGCACCGGCGGGCGCTGCTGACGTACCGGGCGCTGTCGAAGGGGTACGGGGCGGTCGTGGCCACGCGGATCATGCGGACCGTGCACGAGGGGGACGTACCGGGGGCGCTGGCGCTGGTGGACGAGGCGCACGCGGCGCTGCACGCGGAGCGGGTGTCGTTGCGCACGACCGGGGAGGCGCTCCGGGCGCTGGCCGGGGAGCCGCCCGAGGACGACGTGCCCGCGGCCGACCTGCTGATCGGCGAGGTCGCGGCGCTGCTCGGCGTGCGGACGTCGACGCTGCGGGTCTGGGAGGCCGCCGGCCTGCTCTCCCCCGTGCGGGACCGGGGCACCGGCTACCGCCACTACGCCCCCGACGAGGTACGCGACGCCCGTTTCATCCTCGCCCTCCGCCGCAGCCACTACCTCCTCGACGACATCCGGCCCATCCTCGAAGACCTCCGCGCGGAGGGCGGCACGGAGGCCCTCCGCACCGCGATCACCACCCGCGGCGCCGAGCTGACCGCCCGCACGGCGGCCATGCTGGAGGGCGCCGGCCACCTGCACACGTACCTGTGCCCGCCCGCCGCCGAGCCGCCCGCGGCGGCCCCGGAGCGCCCGCCGCGCGACCTCTGA
- a CDS encoding menaquinone biosynthesis decarboxylase, which yields MAYDDLRSLLRALEREGDLKRIKAEVDPYLEVGEIVDRVNKAGGPALLFENVKGSSMPLAMNVFGTDRRLLKALGLKSYGEISEKIGGLLKPELPQGFVGVREAFGKLGAMAHVPPKKVKADSAPVQEVVLQGDDVDLDLLPALFTWPKDGGSFFNLGLTHTKHPETGVRNLGLYRLQRHDKRTIGMHWQIHKDSRNHYQVAAKRGERLPVAIAFGCPPAVTYASTAPLPGDIDEYLFAGFVAGKRIEMVDCKTVPLQVPANAEVVIEGWLEPGEMLPEGPFGDHTGFYTPQEPFPALKIDCVTMRKRPLLQSIVVGRPPTEDGPLGRATERFFLPLLKIIVPDIVDYHLPEAGGFHNCAIISIDKKYPKHAQKVMHAIWGAHMMSLTKLIVVVDSDCDVHDLHEVAWRALGNTDYSRDLSIVEGPVDHLDHASYQQFWGGKAGIDATRKWIEEGYTRDGGWPDMVESDPATAALVDRRWKEYGL from the coding sequence ATGGCTTACGACGATCTTCGCTCCCTGCTCCGCGCACTGGAGCGCGAGGGCGATCTCAAGCGCATCAAGGCCGAAGTCGACCCCTACCTGGAGGTCGGGGAGATCGTCGACCGGGTCAACAAGGCCGGCGGCCCCGCCCTGCTCTTCGAGAACGTGAAGGGCTCCTCGATGCCCCTCGCGATGAACGTCTTCGGCACCGACCGCCGCCTGCTGAAGGCCCTCGGCCTGAAGTCGTACGGCGAGATCAGCGAGAAGATCGGCGGCCTGCTCAAGCCCGAACTGCCCCAGGGCTTCGTGGGCGTGCGTGAGGCGTTCGGCAAGCTCGGCGCGATGGCGCACGTCCCGCCGAAGAAGGTGAAGGCGGACAGCGCGCCCGTGCAGGAGGTGGTCCTCCAGGGCGACGACGTGGACCTGGACCTGCTCCCGGCCCTCTTCACCTGGCCCAAGGACGGCGGCTCCTTCTTCAACCTGGGGCTCACCCACACCAAGCACCCCGAGACCGGCGTACGCAACCTCGGCCTCTACCGCCTCCAGCGCCACGACAAGCGCACCATCGGCATGCACTGGCAGATCCACAAGGACAGCCGCAACCACTACCAGGTGGCCGCCAAGCGCGGCGAACGCCTGCCGGTCGCCATCGCCTTCGGCTGCCCGCCCGCCGTGACCTACGCCTCCACCGCCCCGCTCCCCGGAGACATCGACGAGTACCTGTTCGCCGGGTTCGTCGCGGGCAAGCGGATCGAGATGGTCGACTGCAAGACGGTGCCGCTGCAGGTGCCGGCGAACGCCGAGGTCGTGATCGAGGGCTGGCTGGAGCCCGGCGAGATGCTCCCCGAGGGCCCGTTCGGCGACCACACCGGCTTCTACACCCCGCAGGAACCGTTCCCCGCGCTGAAGATCGACTGTGTGACGATGCGGAAGCGGCCGTTGCTCCAGTCGATCGTGGTCGGTCGGCCGCCGACCGAGGACGGACCGCTGGGACGGGCGACGGAACGCTTCTTCCTCCCCCTCCTCAAAATCATCGTGCCGGACATCGTGGACTACCACCTCCCCGAGGCGGGCGGCTTCCACAACTGCGCGATCATCTCGATCGACAAGAAGTACCCCAAGCACGCGCAGAAGGTCATGCACGCGATCTGGGGCGCCCACATGATGTCCCTGACCAAGCTGATCGTGGTGGTCGACTCCGACTGTGACGTGCACGACCTGCACGAGGTGGCCTGGCGGGCGCTGGGCAACACGGACTACTCCCGCGACCTGTCGATCGTCGAGGGCCCGGTGGACCATCTGGACCACGCTTCCTACCAGCAGTTCTGGGGCGGCAAGGCCGGCATCGACGCCACCAGGAAGTGGATCGAGGAGGGCTACACCCGGGACGGCGGCTGGCCCGACATGGTCGAGTCCGACCCGGCCACGGCGGCGCTCGTCGACCGCCGCTGGAAGGAGTACGGCCTGTGA
- the mqnP gene encoding menaquinone biosynthesis prenyltransferase MqnP, whose protein sequence is MTSASAALPQQPGRTKAFLRLVMIEHSIFALPFAYIAALTAMFRLDGNIHWVRLLLVTVCMVGLRTFAMAVNRIIDREIDARNPRTAHRELVTGAMSVKHAWTGALIAVVIFLGSAALLNPLCLALAPVAVIPMVVYPYGKRFTNYPQAILGLAQAMGPVGGWLAITGEWSWEAVVLGLAVGVWIGGFDLIYACQDVDSDRESGVLSVPARFGIPAAVWAARVCHTLTTALFVWYAILTDAGAFLWLGLAIVAGAFVYEHTIVRPHDLSRLNRAFFSVNGFIGIALFVCALLDLLVRGLTF, encoded by the coding sequence GTGACCAGCGCGTCGGCGGCCCTTCCGCAGCAACCGGGCCGCACCAAGGCCTTCCTCCGCCTCGTGATGATCGAACACTCGATCTTCGCGCTGCCCTTCGCGTACATCGCCGCGCTCACGGCCATGTTCCGGCTGGACGGCAACATCCACTGGGTCCGGCTGCTCCTGGTCACCGTCTGCATGGTGGGCCTGCGCACGTTCGCGATGGCGGTCAACCGGATCATCGACCGCGAGATCGACGCGCGGAACCCGCGCACGGCGCACCGCGAGCTGGTGACCGGCGCGATGTCGGTCAAGCACGCGTGGACCGGCGCCCTGATCGCGGTCGTGATCTTCCTCGGCTCGGCGGCGCTGCTGAATCCGCTCTGCCTCGCGCTGGCCCCCGTCGCCGTGATCCCGATGGTGGTCTACCCGTACGGCAAACGCTTCACGAACTACCCGCAGGCCATCCTCGGTCTCGCCCAGGCCATGGGCCCGGTCGGCGGCTGGCTCGCCATCACGGGGGAGTGGTCCTGGGAGGCGGTCGTCCTCGGCCTGGCCGTCGGCGTCTGGATCGGCGGCTTCGACCTCATCTACGCCTGCCAGGACGTCGACTCCGACCGCGAGTCCGGCGTGCTGTCGGTCCCGGCCCGCTTCGGCATCCCGGCGGCGGTCTGGGCGGCCCGGGTCTGCCACACGCTGACCACGGCCCTCTTCGTCTGGTACGCGATCCTCACCGACGCGGGCGCGTTCCTGTGGCTGGGGCTGGCGATCGTCGCGGGCGCGTTCGTGTACGAGCACACGATCGTGCGCCCGCACGACCTGTCCCGCCTGAACCGCGCGTTCTTCTCCGTCAACGGGTTCATCGGCATTGCCCTGTTCGTGTGTGCGCTGCTGGACCTTCTGGTTCGGGGTCTGACCTTCTGA
- a CDS encoding UbiX family flavin prenyltransferase — MNPVKPGKTPRTPWIVGVSGASGTPYAAAVLRALLAAGESVDLVVSRASRLTLLDETGIAFRDAHWRDDLREWLSRGADGKPGTFAVDLDGDHGDRVRYWNPGDLAAGPSSGSYPVKGMLIVPASTACVAGVALGLSKDLLQRAASVTLKESRRLVVVVRETPLNGQTLRHLVTLDEAGATVLPASPAFYAGATHIQDLVDFVAGRALDAAGVPHTLYRRWEGEVGRARESHR, encoded by the coding sequence GTGAACCCAGTCAAGCCAGGGAAGACGCCGCGTACGCCTTGGATCGTAGGGGTGTCCGGCGCATCCGGCACCCCATACGCCGCGGCCGTGCTGCGCGCGCTCCTCGCCGCGGGCGAGAGTGTCGACCTCGTGGTGTCCCGGGCCTCGCGGCTGACCCTGCTCGACGAGACGGGCATCGCCTTCCGGGACGCACACTGGCGTGACGACCTGCGGGAATGGCTGTCCCGTGGCGCGGACGGCAAGCCCGGCACGTTCGCCGTGGACCTCGACGGCGACCACGGCGACCGGGTCCGGTACTGGAACCCCGGCGACCTGGCAGCCGGACCGTCCTCGGGCTCGTACCCCGTCAAGGGGATGCTGATCGTCCCCGCATCGACGGCGTGCGTCGCGGGCGTGGCCCTCGGACTCTCCAAGGACCTGCTGCAACGGGCGGCGAGCGTCACCCTCAAGGAAAGTCGCCGGCTCGTGGTCGTCGTCCGCGAGACCCCTTTGAACGGGCAGACTCTGCGGCACCTGGTGACCCTGGACGAGGCGGGCGCGACCGTACTGCCCGCGTCGCCGGCGTTCTACGCGGGGGCCACGCACATCCAGGACCTGGTGGACTTCGTCGCCGGACGGGCGCTGGACGCGGCGGGCGTCCCGCACACCCTGTACCGGCGCTGGGAGGGCGAGGTCGGCCGGGCGCGCGAGTCCCACAGGTGA
- a CDS encoding MarR family transcriptional regulator, translating into MAEAADRDPASAPGPDTDPAPDSGGHKGPLTIYLVKQLELAIRSFMDEALRPYGLTTFQYTALTVLRHRGGLSSAQLARRSFVRPQTMHEMVRALEERGLIERAHAPGNRRIMEARLTWEGEELLRACAPAVQKLEDQLLLDMPETRRSAFRQGLEDGLASLTGWHHG; encoded by the coding sequence ATGGCGGAGGCAGCCGATCGGGACCCGGCGTCGGCTCCGGGGCCGGATACGGATCCCGCTCCGGACTCCGGAGGCCACAAGGGCCCGCTGACGATCTATCTCGTCAAGCAACTCGAACTGGCCATCCGCTCGTTCATGGACGAGGCCCTGCGGCCGTACGGGCTCACCACGTTCCAGTACACGGCCCTGACCGTGCTGCGGCACCGAGGCGGGCTCTCCTCCGCCCAGTTGGCCCGCCGCTCCTTCGTCAGGCCCCAGACGATGCACGAGATGGTGCGCGCGCTGGAGGAGCGCGGGCTGATCGAGCGTGCCCATGCCCCGGGAAACCGGCGGATCATGGAGGCCCGGCTGACCTGGGAGGGGGAGGAACTGCTGAGGGCGTGCGCGCCGGCGGTGCAGAAGCTGGAGGACCAGCTGCTTCTCGACATGCCGGAGACGCGGCGGTCCGCGTTCCGTCAGGGCCTGGAGGACGGGCTCGCCTCCTTGACGGGGTGGCACCACGGCTGA
- a CDS encoding Uma2 family endonuclease — protein sequence MTISDSDRLHSQLARYEDMFRGYRMEIVEGNIVMSPLRPFHNETIVRLWTQMEAQLGPEWGFISDVAIPFSDDFEFCPDLALIPAAEKNRNLTFYAPDLIELAIEVVSPSSIRNDYEVKNRQYASRGIPNYLIFDPQKAHLVTLWNPGPDGYRGRDTLAYGGKLAVETKIGRLTVDTSRLPVDPASPGAP from the coding sequence GTGACCATCTCGGACAGTGACCGCCTGCACTCGCAGCTCGCCCGGTACGAGGACATGTTCCGCGGATACCGGATGGAGATTGTCGAGGGCAACATCGTGATGAGTCCGCTGAGGCCGTTCCACAACGAGACCATCGTGCGGCTCTGGACACAGATGGAAGCCCAGCTGGGCCCGGAGTGGGGATTCATCAGCGATGTGGCCATTCCCTTCAGCGACGACTTCGAGTTCTGCCCCGATCTCGCGCTCATCCCAGCAGCCGAGAAGAACCGGAATCTGACCTTCTATGCACCCGACCTCATTGAGCTCGCCATCGAGGTGGTCTCCCCGAGCAGCATCCGCAACGACTACGAGGTCAAGAACAGGCAGTACGCCTCTCGGGGCATCCCCAACTACCTGATCTTCGACCCGCAGAAGGCTCATCTCGTCACGCTCTGGAACCCCGGCCCCGACGGCTACCGCGGACGAGACACGCTTGCGTACGGCGGCAAGCTCGCCGTGGAGACCAAGATCGGCCGCCTTACGGTCGATACGAGCCGTCTTCCTGTGGACCCCGCGTCGCCCGGCGCGCCCTGA
- a CDS encoding PLD nuclease N-terminal domain-containing protein: MLRLLMYLVPWALTIYAFIDCLNTPEDEAKHLPKIAWVFIILLFWIVGPIAWLAAGKLRNVPAGGRTPSEWHRNHRTQYVAPDDNPEFLKSLAEDNKKDDSLLKSWEADLRRREEELKRGERKEPEGGAKGEKGETGEKRDRKDGEEA, encoded by the coding sequence ATGCTCAGGCTGTTGATGTACCTCGTGCCGTGGGCGCTGACCATCTACGCGTTCATCGACTGCCTCAACACCCCCGAGGACGAGGCGAAGCACCTGCCGAAGATCGCATGGGTCTTCATCATCCTGCTCTTCTGGATCGTCGGCCCGATCGCCTGGCTCGCCGCGGGCAAGCTCCGCAACGTGCCGGCCGGCGGCCGCACGCCCTCCGAATGGCACCGCAACCACCGCACGCAGTACGTCGCGCCCGACGACAACCCCGAGTTCCTGAAGTCGCTCGCCGAGGACAACAAGAAGGACGATTCGCTGCTCAAGAGCTGGGAGGCCGACCTGCGCCGCCGCGAGGAGGAACTGAAGCGGGGGGAGCGGAAGGAGCCGGAGGGCGGCGCGAAGGGTGAGAAGGGCGAGACCGGCGAGAAGCGGGACAGGAAGGACGGCGAGGAGGCGTAG
- a CDS encoding nucleoside deaminase yields the protein MDQDKDRDQGQGQVRAWLATAVEEARAGLAEGGIPIGAALYGPDGRLLGRGHNRRVQDGDPSTHAETAAFRAAGRQRTYRGTTMVTTLSPCWYCSGLVRQFGISRVVVGEATTFHGGHDWLAEHGVEVLVLDDPECVALMRDFIEHHPALWNEDIGDASDAKDIIEAGDISDAGR from the coding sequence ATGGACCAGGACAAGGACCGGGACCAAGGTCAAGGCCAGGTACGCGCGTGGCTCGCCACCGCCGTCGAGGAGGCGCGGGCTGGGCTGGCCGAGGGTGGCATCCCGATCGGGGCCGCGCTCTACGGACCGGACGGCCGCCTGCTCGGGCGCGGGCACAACCGCCGCGTCCAGGACGGCGATCCGTCCACGCACGCCGAGACGGCGGCGTTCCGCGCGGCGGGGCGGCAGAGGACGTACCGCGGTACGACGATGGTGACGACGCTCTCGCCCTGCTGGTACTGCTCCGGCCTGGTGCGGCAGTTCGGGATCTCGCGGGTGGTGGTCGGCGAGGCCACCACCTTCCATGGCGGCCACGACTGGCTCGCCGAGCACGGCGTGGAGGTCCTGGTGCTGGACGACCCGGAGTGCGTGGCCCTGATGCGGGACTTCATCGAGCACCACCCGGCTCTATGGAACGAGGACATCGGTGACGCGAGTGACGCCAAAGACATCATCGAAGCCGGAGACATCAGTGACGCCGGGCGTTAG
- a CDS encoding 2-oxoglutarate and iron-dependent oxygenase domain-containing protein gives MTPGVRPPRVPTIDLHPWLGGGPEDRARIARTVDEALQSAGFLLVTGHGVDPALRTRVREAARRFFVLPVEAKQAYEVKVGGRGWLGPGAEANGYAEGTETPPDLKESLTFATHEPFDDPAVNAEWYAPNVWPAEVPELRALCEEYLARMGELENLLLSLLGEALGLEPDFFSRHMSHPTYGFNINWYPGTDVIGDPVPGQFRIGPHTDFGTVTILDRQAGKGGLQVYTDEGGWEDAPYDPDALTINIGDLMARWTGDRWRSGRHRVLPPPADEPSEELMSLVYFGECTPGTIVESVPAPVGRVAYPPVDSHVYLRAQLDSITVD, from the coding sequence GTGACGCCGGGCGTTAGGCCACCCCGGGTCCCCACCATCGATCTGCACCCCTGGCTCGGCGGCGGCCCCGAGGACCGCGCCAGGATCGCCCGGACCGTGGACGAGGCGCTCCAGAGCGCCGGTTTCCTGCTCGTCACCGGCCACGGGGTCGACCCGGCGCTCCGGACGCGTGTCCGGGAGGCCGCCCGGAGATTCTTCGTCCTGCCCGTCGAGGCCAAGCAGGCGTACGAGGTGAAGGTCGGCGGGCGCGGCTGGCTGGGGCCCGGCGCCGAGGCGAACGGGTACGCCGAGGGTACGGAGACCCCGCCGGACCTCAAGGAGTCGCTGACGTTCGCGACGCACGAGCCGTTCGACGACCCGGCCGTGAACGCGGAGTGGTACGCGCCGAACGTGTGGCCGGCGGAGGTGCCGGAGCTGCGGGCGCTCTGCGAGGAGTACCTGGCGCGGATGGGCGAGTTGGAGAACCTGCTGCTCTCGCTCCTCGGGGAGGCGCTCGGGCTGGAGCCGGACTTCTTCTCCCGCCACATGAGCCACCCCACCTACGGCTTCAACATCAACTGGTACCCGGGCACGGACGTCATCGGCGACCCCGTGCCGGGCCAGTTCCGGATCGGCCCGCACACCGACTTCGGCACGGTGACCATCCTCGACCGGCAGGCCGGCAAGGGCGGGCTCCAGGTGTACACGGACGAGGGCGGCTGGGAGGACGCCCCGTACGACCCGGACGCCCTCACCATCAACATCGGTGATCTGATGGCCCGTTGGACCGGTGACCGCTGGCGTTCCGGGCGCCACCGCGTCCTGCCGCCCCCGGCCGACGAGCCGTCCGAGGAGCTGATGTCGCTGGTCTACTTCGGTGAGTGCACGCCCGGCACGATCGTGGAGTCCGTACCGGCGCCGGTCGGACGGGTGGCGTATCCGCCGGTGGACTCGCACGTGTACCTGCGGGCGCAACTGGACTCGATCACCGTCGACTGA
- a CDS encoding rhomboid family intramembrane serine protease: MRGTLGPERQWSRGDRAKAAAKLMVGWVALLWILEVVDVATGHALDDFGIVPRSVPELVDVVPASFIHFGFGHVAANSVPLLVLGFLAALGGLRRFAAVCALIIVADGLGVWLISPDNTNTAGASGVVFGLFGFLVVTGFVERRLLGVAVGVLVAAVWGGAILGGIAPNATGISWQGHLIGLVTGVVAAFLFRRRADGAALRARRATRGPQEDGSYRP, translated from the coding sequence ATGCGCGGGACGCTGGGTCCCGAGCGGCAGTGGTCGCGCGGGGACCGTGCGAAGGCGGCGGCCAAGCTGATGGTGGGCTGGGTCGCGCTGCTGTGGATCCTGGAGGTCGTCGACGTGGCGACCGGCCACGCGCTGGACGACTTCGGGATAGTGCCGCGCTCGGTGCCCGAACTGGTCGACGTCGTGCCCGCTTCCTTCATCCACTTCGGCTTCGGCCATGTCGCGGCGAACAGCGTGCCGCTGCTGGTGCTGGGCTTCCTCGCGGCGCTGGGCGGACTGCGCCGCTTCGCCGCCGTCTGCGCGCTGATCATCGTCGCGGACGGGCTGGGGGTCTGGCTGATATCCCCGGACAACACCAACACCGCCGGTGCCTCCGGCGTCGTCTTCGGGCTCTTCGGGTTCCTCGTCGTCACCGGCTTCGTCGAGCGCCGGCTGCTGGGGGTCGCGGTAGGTGTCCTGGTCGCGGCCGTCTGGGGCGGCGCGATCCTCGGCGGCATCGCCCCGAACGCGACCGGGATCAGCTGGCAGGGCCATCTGATCGGGCTGGTGACGGGCGTGGTGGCGGCGTTCTTGTTCCGCCGCCGGGCGGACGGGGCCGCGCTCAGGGCGCGCCGGGCGACGCGGGGTCCACAGGAAGACGGCTCGTATCGACCGTAA
- a CDS encoding GNAT family N-acetyltransferase yields the protein MPLTFHLDPPLTPTLHDGILTLWTAVTNTGGAVGFVPPTTREAIRPELLRHLTAMAEGRHRLLLGLDDTGTPAATAFFSFNTHRLMAHWVWLYTVMVHPSHQGKGYGRDLMRAAETAARDFDGIDAIRLTCRGGLGLEHFYASCGYKEVGRVPGAIRVAPDDHRDDITMLLPLT from the coding sequence ATGCCCCTTACGTTCCACCTGGACCCACCCCTCACCCCCACCCTCCACGACGGCATCCTCACCCTCTGGACAGCCGTCACCAACACCGGCGGAGCCGTCGGTTTCGTCCCCCCGACCACCCGCGAAGCGATCCGCCCGGAACTCCTCAGGCACCTCACCGCCATGGCGGAGGGCAGACACCGCCTCCTCCTCGGCCTCGACGACACCGGCACCCCCGCCGCCACCGCCTTCTTCAGCTTCAACACCCACCGCCTGATGGCCCACTGGGTCTGGCTCTACACGGTGATGGTCCACCCCTCCCACCAGGGCAAGGGCTACGGCCGCGACCTCATGAGGGCGGCTGAGACCGCGGCCCGCGACTTCGACGGCATAGACGCCATCCGCCTCACCTGCCGAGGCGGCCTCGGCCTGGAGCACTTCTACGCCTCCTGCGGCTACAAGGAGGTCGGCCGGGTCCCCGGCGCCATACGGGTCGCCCCCGACGACCACCGCGACGACATCACGATGCTGCTGCCCCTGACGTGA
- a CDS encoding DUF397 domain-containing protein: MDKYQLNTATWTKSSYSDDNGGDCVEVATWIKSSHSGEDGGNCIEIAPDIPAVVPVRDSKNPDGPILVINRPAWLSFIAAVRSES; this comes from the coding sequence ATGGACAAGTACCAGCTGAACACGGCGACCTGGACCAAGAGCAGCTACAGCGACGACAACGGCGGCGACTGTGTCGAAGTGGCGACCTGGATCAAGAGCAGCCACAGCGGCGAGGACGGCGGCAACTGCATCGAAATCGCCCCCGATATCCCCGCCGTCGTCCCCGTTCGTGACAGCAAGAACCCCGACGGCCCCATCCTGGTCATCAACCGTCCCGCCTGGCTCTCCTTCATAGCCGCCGTTCGGTCGGAGTCGTAA
- the mqnE gene encoding aminofutalosine synthase MqnE — protein sequence MDVGLKRELEEKVRSGERLTREDGIALYESDDLAWLGGLAHEVRTRKNGDVVHFNVNRHLNMTNVCTASCAYCSFQRKPGEKDAYTMRIEEAVKLAKAMEGENLTELHIVNGLHPNLPWRYYPRSLKELKAALPNVSLKAFTATEIHHFETISGLTASEILDELIDAGLESLTGGGAEIFDWEVRRHIVDHRTHWEDWSRIHRLAHEKGLKTPCTMLYGHIEEPRHRVDHVLRLRELQDETNGFQVFIPLRYQHDFVDVKDGKVRNRLQARTQMATGAEALKTFAVSRLLFDNVPHVKVFWVMHGVQTAQLALQHGADDMDGSVVEYKITHDADNYGTPNKLTREDLLDLIRDAGFRPVERNTRYEIIREYEGPDPARRESPQPMRV from the coding sequence ATGGACGTCGGGCTCAAGCGCGAGCTGGAGGAGAAGGTCCGCTCCGGTGAGCGGCTGACCCGCGAGGACGGCATCGCGCTGTACGAGTCGGACGACCTGGCCTGGCTGGGCGGTCTGGCGCACGAGGTGCGGACACGGAAGAACGGCGACGTCGTCCACTTCAACGTCAACCGCCACCTCAACATGACCAACGTGTGCACCGCTTCCTGCGCGTACTGCTCCTTCCAGCGCAAGCCGGGGGAGAAGGACGCGTACACGATGCGCATCGAGGAGGCGGTGAAGCTCGCCAAGGCGATGGAGGGCGAGAACCTCACCGAGCTGCACATCGTCAACGGCCTGCACCCGAACCTCCCGTGGCGCTACTACCCGCGCTCCCTGAAGGAGCTGAAGGCCGCCCTCCCGAACGTCTCGCTGAAGGCCTTCACGGCCACGGAGATCCACCACTTCGAGACGATCAGCGGTCTGACGGCGTCGGAGATCCTGGACGAACTGATCGACGCGGGCCTGGAGTCGTTGACGGGCGGCGGCGCGGAGATCTTCGACTGGGAGGTCCGCCGGCACATCGTGGACCACCGCACCCACTGGGAGGACTGGTCGCGGATCCACCGCCTGGCGCACGAGAAGGGGCTCAAGACCCCGTGCACCATGCTGTACGGCCACATCGAGGAGCCCCGCCACCGGGTCGACCACGTCCTGCGCCTGCGTGAACTCCAGGACGAGACGAACGGCTTCCAGGTCTTCATCCCGCTGCGCTACCAGCACGACTTCGTGGACGTGAAGGACGGCAAGGTCCGCAACAGGCTGCAGGCCCGTACCCAGATGGCGACCGGCGCGGAGGCGCTGAAGACCTTCGCGGTCTCCCGCCTGCTCTTCGACAACGTCCCCCACGTCAAGGTCTTCTGGGTCATGCACGGCGTCCAGACAGCGCAACTGGCGCTCCAGCACGGCGCGGACGACATGGACGGCTCGGTCGTCGAGTACAAGATCACCCACGACGCGGACAACTACGGCACGCCGAACAAGCTGACCCGCGAGGACCTGCTGGACCTCATCCGCGACGCGGGCTTCCGCCCCGTGGAACGCAACACGAGGTACGAGATCATCCGCGAGTACGAGGGCCCGGACCCGGCGCGCAGGGAGTCCCCGCAGCCGATGCGGGTCTGA